A stretch of Aedes aegypti strain LVP_AGWG chromosome 2, AaegL5.0 Primary Assembly, whole genome shotgun sequence DNA encodes these proteins:
- the LOC5578648 gene encoding zinc finger protein 14 yields the protein MDFAWQDVFEFPPFFDNQQDTAKAEHTPTPVLEDDQTHLSFFESNQCDAVSIPQSYTFSEYGMPIYSSLEAYEEFSTTNNYIDLTTSEIDAALADCYLVQNESVLTEVPYYPVEDYSVDTASSDSYPVQNEPVMTEVPYYTVEDYPVQPAACSAEPQTQSEPQEQAPAPAEVTFPITFEITGYVNTEVLKPLPAPKKKTRKRKSCLEKYSSEWNCEPCGKSFKSKGGLSQHNQQRHSGPTPHGCRICGKRFRDFDTMQQHTQRHLMKDKPYKCEECPKQFIRYSDLARHVNLHHRECLHKCPICGKPFDRKDHLTDHIISHQNGTVKKLKVRTLSQTIC from the coding sequence ATGGATTTCGCATGGCAAGATGTATTTGAATTCCCGCCTTTCTTTGACAATCAACAAGACACTGCCAAAGCGGAACACACTCCTACTCCTGTGCTAGAAGATGATCAGACTCATTTGAGCTTCTTCGAATCGAATCAATGTGACGCAGTGTCAATACCACAATCATACACATTTAGTGAGTATGGAATGCCCATTTACTCTTCGCTGGAAGCCTACGAGGAGTTTTCAACGACGAACAACTATATAGACTTGACCACATCGGAGATTGACGCAGCGTTGGCAGACTGTTATCTAGTTCAAAATGAATCAGTCTTGACAGAAGTGCCTTACTACCCTGTTGAAGACTATTCTGTTGACACAGCGTCGTCAGACAGCTATCCAGTTCAAAATGAGCCAGTCATGACAGAAGTTCCTTACTACACTGTTGAAGACTATCCTGTTCAACCGGCGGCTTGTTCTGCGGAGCCTCAAACTCAATCGGAACCACAAGAACAAGCCCCAGCTCCTGCAGAAGTCACCTTCCCTATAACATTCGAGATAACGGGATATGTGAACACGGAGGTCCTCAAGCCATTACCAGCACCGAAGAAGAAAACTCGCAAAAGAAAAAGTTGTTTGGAGAAGTACAGCAGCGAATGGAACTGCGAACCATGTGGAAAATCGTTCAAGTCAAAAGGTGGACTATCCCAGCATAACCAACAGCGCCATTCCGGACCAACACCGCATGGCTGTCGCATCTGCGGAAAGCGATTTCGTGATTTTGACACCATGCAGCAACACACCCAACGGCATCTGATGAAAGATAAGCCTTACAAGTGCGAAGAGTGTCCGAAACAGTTCATACGATACTCGGACCTGGCGCGACACGTTAATCTGCATCATCGGGAGTGCCTACACAAATGTCCAATTTGTGGGAAGCCATTCGACAGGAAGGATCACCTGACGGATCATATTATCAGCCATCAGAACGGTACTGTGAAGAAATTGAAAGTCCGAACACTGAGTCAGACCATTTGCTGA